In Candidatus Binatota bacterium, the genomic window CGGCCACCTGCCGTCGCTCGTGGAGAAGCTGCTTGCGCTTCTTCGACCTGAGCGAGCCGGCAAAATCATCGAAGTCGCCATAGTCCGAGTTGCGCCACAGGAACTCGGGCTGCAGGCGCGACATGAAATCGTGCTGGGCGAGCAACTGCTGCTCCTCCTCGGTTACAAAAAGAAAATGCACACCGGATAGTTTCTGCTCGACGGCAAACGCCAATGAGTGTTCAACAAGGCCGGCGGCTGTTTCGAGCTGCGGGTGATCGGGGTGAACGAGAAAACGCCGCGTGGTGACCGGCGTGAAGGGTAAACCCACGGTGAGCTTGGGATAGTAGGGTAGGCCCGCGCGCTGGTAAGCATCGGCCCAGTGCCAGTCGAACACGAACTCGCCGTAAGAGTCGTAGCGAATCCAGCTGGCCAGCGCGCCGACGAGTTGCCCGCCCTTTTTTGCAAGCAGGTAGGCGGGTTGCCAGGACGTACCGGCGCCAACCACTCCCGACAGTTCCAGCGACGCGAGAAAGCCCCACTCGTGAAAGGGATCGTCGGCATGGACCAGTTGGTTCCACTGCCCTGCGTCGATGCCGAGCAGGGAGTCTACTGTCGAAAACTCCAGCTTGTCCGAGCAGCTAGCCACGCCCTTTGTCAGCCCTCGGGGGCGTCAGCGGCGGGAGGTTCGAGCTGGCGCAGCACCGCGTCTATGCCCGCATGCGGAC contains:
- a CDS encoding GNAT family N-acetyltransferase; the encoded protein is MTKGVASCSDKLEFSTVDSLLGIDAGQWNQLVHADDPFHEWGFLASLELSGVVGAGTSWQPAYLLAKKGGQLVGALASWIRYDSYGEFVFDWHWADAYQRAGLPYYPKLTVGLPFTPVTTRRFLVHPDHPQLETAAGLVEHSLAFAVEQKLSGVHFLFVTEEEQQLLAQHDFMSRLQPEFLWRNSDYGDFDDFAGSLRSKKRKQLLHERRQVADGGLAIETLGGADLTDADMDALWSFYHDTTGRKWGERYLNRDTFENWRQRCAESVVVVLARDGDRAVAGTFNFFRGSALYGRYWGAIENLPLMHFECCYYRLIDFAIERGLQSFDAGVQGEHKFLRGFEARSVCSAHWLSHPPARQAVASYLEQERAQVRRVVDGYNRVSPLKTVRARAADQAGVFKKP